ACTTCACCCATCGTCAAAGGAGTCACTGTCTGATAAGCCTGGAGAAATCGGTGTAGTTTTTCGGTTTGGATCTGGCACTGTTCTTGCAGGATGTAGTGGCGCGTCAGGGCATAGATGCGCGGAAAGTGCTGGTATTCATCCGCCTCATCCAGGCTCAGTTTGGGCAAATCATCATAAAAGGCGGGGGTGAAATCTTTTTTCACCTGCCGCAGCGCTTGCTGGACAATATAGAAATTGTCCAGCATCCACTCGGCAGCCGCGGAAAAGGCCAGTTCAACTTGCGAGGCGTCCTGATAAGCCTGATGGCACTCTTCAAGCAGCCGGGCTTGCTCCGGCAAACGGCGCAATAAATGGCGGAGTGTTTGCCCGATAAACACTTGCTGCTGCCGTTGGGCCACTTGTTGGGCTGTACTTTCTATAGAGGAAGAACTGCTGTTTACAGGCAGGGGGACGTCTGGTTGGAGTGGATGAGAGCTGTTAATTGGGAGTCCAGTCTTCGGGTTGGGCATAAGCAATTTTCGGATTGAAGCCACCCATCGCGTTGGTAGAAATTCGAGATGACTTGATTTGGTCGGCGGGCAAATCTTGAATGACAAATAAGGCCGCAGAACTGTAGTGGATAAAATTAGTGATCAGGGAGCCATACAGACGATGTTTGCCTCCCGAATGGCCGTGGGCGCACAGGATCACCAGATCGATTTGTTCCGAGTTCGCAAAGTTGATCAGCGCATCTGGCACCTGGGCATCGGTCAACAAATGAGTGGTGATGGACAGCGCTTCCTGGTCAGCTAATTGGCGTAGGTACTGAGCGGCTTCGGCTTTGTTGCGTTCTTGTAACTGCTCGCACAGATGCGCTTCTTCTGGGGAAAGGGGCCGCCGCTGAATCATTTCTGCCTGCGGTACCACGTGGACCAGCACCAATTCGGCCTCATGGGTGGCTGCCAGGCGGCTGGCAAACGGCAAAACACATTCCGCCCGCCGGGAACCATCCAGTGGTACCAAAATCCGTTTGTAGTGGGTGATCTCGTTGTCTTTTTCCAATGCTTGCCTGGCACGTACCAGCACAAATGATGTGGGCAGCAAATGAATGATTTTGTGGGCGACGCTGCTGATGCTGCTGGCGGAGAGTCCACTCTGTCCATGTGTGCTTAACATAACTATGTTGGGTTCATGGGTTTCTACATAATTAACGACGCGATCAACGGCCGTTCCTTCGTCCAATACTATATGGGGGAATGCCTCAGATTGCGGCCATATATGCAGCAACCCGCTTAAAT
Above is a genomic segment from Candidatus Leptovillus gracilis containing:
- a CDS encoding universal stress protein, whose protein sequence is MRQLPASVLPHTLSGALPIKQMQRYRKRIQRRYIFKRYIQDVSSIYTRLYRQVIFFYLSSSLDVREHSETEEQEIKRMLNRILVLLDGSTLAQCVLPHARAFAAAFAADVTLLRVLELDNTQTQTQVDPVNWHLRKVEAQSYLSGLLHIWPQSEAFPHIVLDEGTAVDRVVNYVETHEPNIVMLSTHGQSGLSASSISSVAHKIIHLLPTSFVLVRARQALEKDNEITHYKRILVPLDGSRRAECVLPFASRLAATHEAELVLVHVVPQAEMIQRRPLSPEEAHLCEQLQERNKAEAAQYLRQLADQEALSITTHLLTDAQVPDALINFANSEQIDLVILCAHGHSGGKHRLYGSLITNFIHYSSAALFVIQDLPADQIKSSRISTNAMGGFNPKIAYAQPEDWTPN